GTGCTGCTGGCCGGTTCGCCGCATCTGCGCGAGCGCCTGTCGCTGATCGTCACCGAAGTCAATCTGTATGAACAGACCGCCAATGTCGACACCTCGTCGAGCCAGCGCCTGAACTTCTGGCGCCGCTCCCTTCAGTCGATCGAGGAGCGGCCGCTGACGGGCCATGGCGTGGGCAGCTGGAACCTCGAATACAACCGCCTGGAAGGCGGCAAGGGACGCTCGGGCACCGACGTGGTCCGCAACCCGCACCAGGAGTACCTGCTGTGGGGGGTCGAGGCCGGCATCGGCGGCCTGCTGCTGTTCTGCGGCGTGCTGCTCGCGCTGCTGCGCGATGCGCTGCGGCTGCCCACGCAGGAGCACCGCGCCGCCCTGTCAGTGCTGGCGGCCATGGCCTTGTCGTGCCTGTTCAACTCCTCGCTGTTCGACGCCACCATCGGCGACTTCTTTTGCGTCGCCATGGGCCTGACCCTGGCCCTCGGACTGCGAAGCACGGCGCGCCATGACGGCTGAAGGATTCCTGCAACGTCAGGCCCGCAGCTGTCTGGTGCAGCCCCTGTCGGCGCCGGTGGCCTCGAACAGCGACGCCTTCGCTGCGGAGCTGGGCCTGCGCAAGCTCGGCTGGCGCGTTGCCCGCCGCAAGCTGATCTATGCCGGCCTCGGGCAGGAGCGCCATCGGCTGGACGCGCTGCCGCCCGGCGGCCGCAGGATCCTGTGGATCTACGACGGCATGGCGCAGATTGGCGATGCCCTGATGGACCTCGCGCCGCGCTCGCTGTTGGCGGAGCAAGGTTACGAGGTTTCGCTGCTGACCTCGCCTGCGCTGGCCGCGGTGTTTCGCGGCGATGCCTGGCTCCAGGGGGTGCATGACGAACACCACCCGCCCGACGCGGTGTTCGATGGTGCCCTCGTCCTCAATTTCATGCGCCGCTCGTTCCCGCTGAAGCGGCGGCTGTTCCCGCGTCTGCCCTGGGTCTGCCTGCAGCAGCACTATGTGGGGCCGGACTTCCATCGCGCGGAATTCGCAACACGCCGCCTGGCCGATCTCACGGGAAGCCCCCTCTCCGTCTCCGCGTTCCAGCGGCACGCGCGGCAGAAGCTGGACACACCGGCCGTCGCTTCGCCCTCGGTGGATCGCCCCGGCCTTGCGCCGGGTTACGTGGTGCTGGGCCTCGGCGGCGTGGACCCGGTGCGCACCTACACGCAGTGGACAGCGCTGGCACGCTGGATCCTGGACGGCACGCCCCTGGGCGTGGCCCTCACCGGCAGCGACAACGGTCGGCAGGCCGCCAGCGATCTGATCGAGGCCCTGCCCCCGGCGCTGCGCGCCAGGGTGGCCGACTTCACCGGCCGGACCACGCTGGCCCAGAGCCAGGCCCTGATGCGGCAGGCGGCGCTGGTGGTTTGCGCCGACGGCGGCTTGATGCACCTGGCATTCACCACCTCCACCCCCGTGGTGGCGCTGTTCCACCGCAGCATCGATCCCGCTTGGCGGCTGCCCCGCGATCCGCATATCATCGCCCTGCGATCCACCGGGGCCGTCAGCGAGCTGTCGGCGCAGCAGATCGGCCAGGCCTGCCGGCTCCTGCTTGAGCCGGCCCTGGCCACCCTCCACGGATTTCACGAGTCAACCGCTGTCCGCGCCCATGCCTGAACCCATGTCCCCAGAACCGCCGGCCCCGCCGGACATCAAGACCCGGCTGCGGCGCGTCTGGCCTTACTTCGGCCGCTCCTGGGGTTCGTGGGCGATCGCAGTGCTGGCCACCGTCGTCGCCTCGGCGACCGAGCCCATGATCCCGGCCCTGCTCAAGCCGCTGCTGGACCGCGGCTTCAACCAGGGCTCGCTGAAGCTGTGGGTGGTGCCGGCCTCGCTGCTGCTGCTGTTCGGCATACGGGGGCTGGCCGGATTTCTCGCCCAGATGGCCCTGGCCAAGGTCACCAACGAGGGTTTGCAAACCCTGCGCCGGCGCATGTTCGAAAAATTGCTCGATGCGCGCCTCGCGCTGTTCGGCGGCCAGTCCTCCAGCAAGCTGGCCAACACCATCGTCTACGAGGTCTACAACGGCAGCTCGATGCTGGTCAACTCGCTGATGAGCCTGGCGCGCGACAGCCTGACCCTGCTGGCGCTGGTGGGCTATCTGCTGTACCTCAACTGGAAGCTCACGCTGATCGTGGCGCTGCTGTTCCCCGCTATCGCGGTGGTGATGAAGACGCTATCGCGCCGGCTGTACCGGCTGACGCGCGCCAGCCAGCAGGCCACCGACAGCCTGGCCTACGTGGTGGAAGAAAACGTGCTGGCCCACCGCGACGTGCGGCTGCACGGCGCGCAGGCCTCGCAGTCGTTCCGCTTCGGCGAACTCAGCGAGTCGCTGCGCCGGCTGTCGATGAAGACCACGGTGGCCTCGGCCGCCATGACGCCGATCACCCAGATGCTGGCCGCGGTGGCGCTGTCGGCGGTAATCTCGGTGGCGCTGCTGCAGAGCACCAGTGAGGGCGCCACGGTGGGCGACTTCGTGGCCTTCGTGACCGCGATGCTGATGCTGGTGGCACCGATCAAGCACCTGTCCGAGGTGGCCAGCCCGATCACCCGCGGCCTCGCCGCGCTGGAGCGCGGCATGGACCTGGTGGAAGGCACGCCCAGCGAAGCCGGGGGCACCTACACCAGCCCCCGCGCGCAGGGAGACATCCGCTTCAGCGGGGTGACGGTGGTCTATACCCCTGAAGGCGGGCCCGCGGTCGATGCGCTGGACCTCTCGATCCATCCCGGTGAAACCGTGGCGCTGGTCGGCGCCTCGGGCTCGGGCAAGACCACCCTGGTCAACCTGCTGCCGCGCTTCATCGAGCCCACCAGCGGCGACATCCTGCTCGACGGCGTGCGGATCGACCAGTGGGACCTGGCCTCGCTGCGCGCGCAGTTTGCGGTGGTCAGCCAGCATGTGATCATGCTCAACGACACCATTGCCGCCAACGTGGTGCTGGGCCGCCCGCTGGACCGCGCCAAGGTCGAGCGCTGCCTGCAGGCCGCCAACCTGGCGCAGATGGTGGCCGGCCTGCCGCAGGGCCTGGACACGCTGGTCGGACACAACGCCACCCAGCTCTCGGGCGGCCAGCGCCAGCGGCTGGCGATTGCACGCGCCCTCTACAAGGACGCGCCGGTGCTGATCCTGGACGAAGCCACGTCGGCGCTGGACGCCGAGTCCGAGCGCGCGGTGCAGGAGGCGCTGGAGCGGCTCATGGCCAACCGCACCACGCTGGTCATCGCCCACCGCCTGTCCACGGTGCAGCATGCCAACCGCATCGTGGTCATGGAGGCCGGCCGCATCGTCGAGACCGGCAGCCACGCCGACCTGCTGCTGCAGGATGGCCTCTACGCCCGCCTGTACCGGCTGGGCCTGCATTCACCCGAAAGCCCTTCGGCTTCACCGACCGAGCTCGCCCCCTCATGACCATTTCCATCAGCGGTTTCACCTTCATTCGCAACGGCGTCGAACTGG
This Variovorax terrae DNA region includes the following protein-coding sequences:
- a CDS encoding glycosyltransferase family 9 protein — protein: MTAEGFLQRQARSCLVQPLSAPVASNSDAFAAELGLRKLGWRVARRKLIYAGLGQERHRLDALPPGGRRILWIYDGMAQIGDALMDLAPRSLLAEQGYEVSLLTSPALAAVFRGDAWLQGVHDEHHPPDAVFDGALVLNFMRRSFPLKRRLFPRLPWVCLQQHYVGPDFHRAEFATRRLADLTGSPLSVSAFQRHARQKLDTPAVASPSVDRPGLAPGYVVLGLGGVDPVRTYTQWTALARWILDGTPLGVALTGSDNGRQAASDLIEALPPALRARVADFTGRTTLAQSQALMRQAALVVCADGGLMHLAFTTSTPVVALFHRSIDPAWRLPRDPHIIALRSTGAVSELSAQQIGQACRLLLEPALATLHGFHESTAVRAHA
- the msbA gene encoding lipid A export permease/ATP-binding protein MsbA; its protein translation is MSPEPPAPPDIKTRLRRVWPYFGRSWGSWAIAVLATVVASATEPMIPALLKPLLDRGFNQGSLKLWVVPASLLLLFGIRGLAGFLAQMALAKVTNEGLQTLRRRMFEKLLDARLALFGGQSSSKLANTIVYEVYNGSSMLVNSLMSLARDSLTLLALVGYLLYLNWKLTLIVALLFPAIAVVMKTLSRRLYRLTRASQQATDSLAYVVEENVLAHRDVRLHGAQASQSFRFGELSESLRRLSMKTTVASAAMTPITQMLAAVALSAVISVALLQSTSEGATVGDFVAFVTAMLMLVAPIKHLSEVASPITRGLAALERGMDLVEGTPSEAGGTYTSPRAQGDIRFSGVTVVYTPEGGPAVDALDLSIHPGETVALVGASGSGKTTLVNLLPRFIEPTSGDILLDGVRIDQWDLASLRAQFAVVSQHVIMLNDTIAANVVLGRPLDRAKVERCLQAANLAQMVAGLPQGLDTLVGHNATQLSGGQRQRLAIARALYKDAPVLILDEATSALDAESERAVQEALERLMANRTTLVIAHRLSTVQHANRIVVMEAGRIVETGSHADLLLQDGLYARLYRLGLHSPESPSASPTELAPS